DNA sequence from the Primulina huaijiensis isolate GDHJ02 unplaced genomic scaffold, ASM1229523v2 scaffold39199, whole genome shotgun sequence genome:
ATAAGCTCGACTTTGCCTGCATAAGACAGTGATTACACCTTATTAACTTGCTGTAAAAATTATCAGGACAATAAGAAATCCAGGATTAGGCTTAATCAACAAATTTGTTTGAAACACATGCACCAGGTTTTTGAACTTCCAGTTTTTTGGACACCCTGATCATATCTGACATATGTTGACATGTCATGCACACACATTCACATACCACGAGCTACAAGATCACCCCTAAGATTTGGGGTGATCTGCAGTTGCACTTTTGAAGACTTGGATGTAACAAGTTCTTCACAAAACCATTAGTCTGGAGCCAAACCACAAGATATTGGCTGAATCAGCAAATCTCTGATCTCATAAGAATACGCTAAAACAATCAAACGAGTCGTAAATCAGTAACATTTCCAAGTTCAAGACACCATTTCTAGTAGTCTATTTGATAGGACCTCAACAATTATTTATTCGgcacatttaaatataaattcaacatcatCATGATACTAAACCAAAAAGACATCCAATAAAAAGCAGTGAAAATGGAATAAGTCCAACCTACTCCTGAACGGCCTTTTTAGCAGCCTCGTCTTCTGCTTTCATCTTCCTCTCCCAATTTCTCTTCCTATAGTCCGCCAACATCTGAGGCATGGCTTCCATTAATTCAGCTGTCTCTTTTTTCAGCAGCCAATCTATCAACCTTATGTCCTTTCCTTTTGGTCTTCATCTCCTACCTCTCTGGATCGTAGGGCCAAtctgctccagccagaagggcTTCCTTGCGGAGGTTAGCTCGGCCACGTGCACTGATACCGAGAGGTTTCCAAGCCCCAAGCTCCCAGTAACCCCATACGCCATTTGAAA
Encoded proteins:
- the LOC140969003 gene encoding LOW QUALITY PROTEIN: uncharacterized protein (The sequence of the model RefSeq protein was modified relative to this genomic sequence to represent the inferred CDS: inserted 2 bases in 1 codon; substituted 1 base at 1 genomic stop codon) yields the protein KRHKSVAKAVGEYQYPCKEKFAKYKDELSNGVWGYWELGAWKPLGISARGRANLRKEALLAGADWPYDPERXEMKTKRKGHKVDRLAAEKRXTAELMEAMPQMLADYRKRNWERKMKAEDEAAKKAVQE